The Streptomyces sp. DH-12 genome has a window encoding:
- the rpsB gene encoding 30S ribosomal protein S2, with product MAVVTMRELLESGVHFGHQTRRWNPKMKRFIFTERNGIYIIDLLQSLSYIDRAYEFVKETVAHGGTVMFVGTKKQAQEAIAEQATRVGMPYVNQRWLGGMLTNFSTVYKRLQRLKELEQIDFEDVAASGLTKKELLVLSREKAKLEKTLGGIREMQKVPSAVWIVDTKKEHIAVGEARKLNIPVVAILDTNCDPDEVDYKIPGNDDAIRSVTLLTRVIADAVAEGLIARSGGGEGKGEKAAGEPLAEWERDLLEGEKKAEEAAPAAAEGEKPAEEPAAEAPAAEAPAEQA from the coding sequence ATGGCCGTCGTCACGATGCGGGAGCTGCTGGAGAGCGGCGTCCACTTCGGTCACCAGACCCGTCGTTGGAACCCGAAGATGAAGCGCTTCATCTTCACCGAGCGCAACGGCATCTACATCATCGACCTGCTCCAGTCGCTGTCGTACATCGACCGCGCCTACGAGTTCGTCAAGGAGACCGTGGCCCACGGCGGCACGGTCATGTTCGTCGGCACGAAGAAGCAGGCGCAGGAGGCCATCGCCGAGCAGGCCACCCGCGTCGGCATGCCCTACGTCAACCAGCGCTGGCTGGGCGGCATGCTCACCAACTTCTCGACCGTCTACAAGCGCCTGCAGCGCCTCAAGGAGCTCGAGCAGATCGACTTCGAGGACGTGGCCGCCTCCGGCCTCACCAAGAAGGAGCTGCTGGTCCTCTCCCGCGAGAAGGCGAAGCTGGAGAAGACCCTCGGCGGTATCCGCGAGATGCAGAAGGTGCCCAGCGCCGTCTGGATCGTGGACACCAAGAAGGAGCACATCGCGGTCGGCGAGGCCCGGAAGCTCAACATCCCGGTCGTCGCCATCCTCGACACCAACTGCGACCCCGACGAGGTCGACTACAAGATCCCGGGCAACGACGACGCGATCCGCTCCGTCACCCTGCTCACCCGCGTGATCGCCGACGCCGTGGCCGAGGGCCTCATCGCCCGCTCCGGCGGCGGCGAGGGCAAGGGCGAGAAGGCCGCCGGTGAGCCGCTGGCCGAGTGGGAGCGCGACCTGCTCGAGGGCGAGAAGAAGGCCGAGGAGGCCGCTCCGGCCGCCGCCGAGGGCGAGAAGCCGGCCGAGGAGCCCGCTGCCGAGGCGCCCGCCGCCGAGGCCCCGGCCGAGCAGGCCTGA
- a CDS encoding M23 family metallopeptidase codes for MLVVALTVAALLAPPASRLFAAGTGDAASPPSPPAGGGARRAADDAVPAIARTWPVGVRPQVLRGWEPPATVYGPGHRGVDLAAAPGTPVRAMTDGRVSFAGRVAGKGVVSVELAGTGDPPLRTTYEPVRASVPQGAEVTAGEVVGTVEAGGSHCAAPCVHWGLLRGESYLDPLSLLPPWLLHRGPSRLLPVLGVPLP; via the coding sequence GTGCTGGTGGTGGCCCTGACCGTGGCGGCACTGCTGGCGCCGCCGGCGTCACGGCTGTTCGCGGCGGGGACGGGGGACGCGGCGTCACCGCCTTCACCGCCGGCCGGCGGGGGCGCGCGCCGAGCCGCGGACGACGCCGTTCCGGCCATCGCCCGTACCTGGCCGGTGGGGGTACGCCCACAGGTGCTGCGCGGCTGGGAACCGCCGGCGACCGTCTACGGGCCCGGGCACCGGGGCGTCGATCTCGCGGCGGCTCCGGGGACTCCGGTACGGGCGATGACGGACGGCCGGGTGTCGTTCGCGGGCCGGGTGGCCGGGAAGGGCGTCGTCTCGGTGGAACTCGCCGGCACCGGCGATCCGCCGCTGCGCACCACCTACGAACCCGTGCGCGCCTCGGTGCCCCAGGGCGCGGAGGTGACGGCGGGCGAGGTGGTCGGCACGGTGGAGGCGGGGGGCTCCCACTGCGCGGCCCCGTGCGTGCACTGGGGTCTGCTGCGGGGCGAAAGCTACCTGGACCCGCTCTCCTTGCTGCCCCCGTGGCTGCTCCACCGGGGCCCGTCCCGGCTCCTCCCGGTGCTCGGGGTACCCCTGCCCTGA
- a CDS encoding TetR/AcrR family transcriptional regulator, protein MAEHRSMQRAALLDAARSLLSEGGTEALTFPALAERTGLARSSVYEYFRSRAAVVEELCEADFPVWAAEVEAAMADAEGPEGKIEAYVRKQLELVGDRRHRAVVAISASELDAGAREKIRAAHGGLIAMIVEALAELGHAEPRLTAMLLQGVVDAAVRRIELGAAEHPDVIARAAVSLALGGVRG, encoded by the coding sequence GTGGCCGAGCACCGGTCGATGCAGCGAGCCGCCCTGCTGGACGCGGCACGCTCCCTGCTGTCCGAGGGCGGTACGGAGGCGCTGACCTTCCCGGCCCTCGCCGAGCGCACGGGCCTCGCCCGGTCCTCCGTGTACGAGTACTTCCGCTCGCGGGCGGCCGTCGTCGAGGAGCTGTGCGAGGCCGACTTCCCCGTCTGGGCGGCCGAGGTCGAGGCGGCGATGGCGGACGCCGAGGGCCCCGAGGGCAAGATCGAGGCGTACGTCCGCAAGCAGCTGGAACTGGTGGGGGACCGCCGGCACCGCGCGGTCGTCGCGATCTCCGCGAGCGAACTGGACGCCGGCGCCCGCGAGAAGATCCGCGCGGCCCACGGCGGACTCATCGCCATGATCGTCGAGGCGCTCGCCGAGCTGGGGCACGCCGAGCCGCGCCTCACCGCCATGCTGCTCCAGGGCGTGGTCGACGCCGCCGTGCGCCGCATCGAGCTGGGGGCGGCGGAGCACCCCGACGTGATCGCCCGGGCGGCGGTCTCCCTGGCTCTGGGCGGCGTCCGGGGCTGA
- the whiG gene encoding RNA polymerase sigma factor WhiG, producing MPQHTSGSDRAAIPPAARDGGSVRPPAPSTLDELWRSYKATGDERLREQLILHYSPLVKYVAGRVSVGLPPNVEQADFVSSGVFGLIDAIEKFDVDREIKFETYAITRIRGAMIDELRALDWIPRSVRQKARNVERAYATLEARLRRTPTENEVAAEMGITVGELHAVFSQLSLANVVALEELLHVGGDGGDQLSFMDTLEDTAADNPVEVAEDRELRRFLARAINTLPEREKTVVTLYYYEGLTLAEIGNVLGVTESRVSQIHTKSVLQLRAKLASFGR from the coding sequence ATGCCCCAGCACACCTCCGGGTCCGACCGGGCGGCGATCCCCCCAGCCGCCCGTGACGGTGGCAGCGTGCGGCCGCCCGCTCCCTCGACGCTCGACGAGCTGTGGCGGTCGTACAAGGCGACGGGGGACGAACGTCTGCGGGAGCAGTTGATCCTGCACTACTCGCCGCTGGTGAAGTACGTCGCCGGCCGGGTCAGCGTGGGTCTGCCGCCCAACGTCGAGCAGGCGGACTTCGTCTCCTCCGGGGTCTTCGGGCTGATCGACGCGATCGAGAAGTTCGACGTCGACCGCGAGATCAAGTTCGAGACGTACGCGATCACCCGCATCCGCGGCGCGATGATCGACGAACTGCGCGCGCTGGACTGGATCCCCCGCTCGGTACGGCAGAAGGCGCGCAACGTGGAGCGCGCCTACGCCACCCTCGAGGCGCGGCTGCGGCGCACGCCGACGGAGAACGAGGTCGCCGCCGAGATGGGCATCACCGTCGGCGAACTGCACGCGGTGTTCAGCCAGCTCTCGCTCGCGAACGTCGTCGCCCTGGAGGAGCTGCTGCACGTCGGCGGCGACGGGGGCGACCAGCTGAGCTTCATGGACACCCTGGAGGACACCGCCGCCGACAACCCGGTGGAGGTCGCCGAGGACCGGGAGCTGCGCCGCTTCCTGGCGCGGGCCATCAACACCCTGCCCGAGCGCGAGAAGACCGTGGTCACGCTGTACTACTACGAGGGCCTCACGCTGGCCGAGATCGGCAACGTCCTGGGCGTGACGGAGAGCCGGGTCAGCCAGATCCACACCAAGTCCGTGCTCCAGCTGCGCGCCAAGCTGGCGAGTTTCGGCCGCTGA
- the dprA gene encoding DNA-processing protein DprA, protein MSQASGPYGPTEPTEPTEPTEPTEPAGSTGPTGLTESTGSPGPTGPTAPGGPLGRVFLARVLEPGDEAGGRWVRELGVDAVVRRLRQGGEPLPGVSAKRWAGLLARAERADPRRDLAVARDAGVRFVSPGDAEWPRQLDDLGDARPLGLWVRGSADLRMWALRSVALVGARACTEYGAFMAATLAAGLAEKGWIVVSGGAYGIDGAAHRGALGAGGATVAVLACGVDRPYPRGHAGLINRIAEQGLVVGELPPGEHPTPSRFILRNRVIAALTRGTAVVEAAHRSGSLVTVRAARRLGRHTMGVPGPATSGLSAGVHELLRQDAVLVTAADEIVELIGDMGELAPERRGPVLPRDLLDPAVRQVLAALPARGAARPDDVARTAQTTPDDAIAKLYELRALGYVERHGDGWKLTRQAMISLRAGADVR, encoded by the coding sequence ATGAGCCAGGCGAGCGGGCCGTACGGTCCGACCGAACCGACCGAACCGACCGAACCGACCGAACCGACCGAGCCGGCCGGGTCGACGGGTCCCACGGGGCTCACCGAGTCGACCGGATCACCGGGGCCGACCGGACCGACCGCACCGGGCGGTCCCCTCGGCCGCGTCTTCCTCGCCCGCGTCCTCGAACCCGGTGACGAGGCCGGCGGGCGTTGGGTGCGTGAACTCGGTGTGGATGCCGTGGTGCGGCGGCTGAGGCAGGGCGGGGAGCCACTGCCGGGCGTCAGCGCCAAGCGGTGGGCCGGGCTGCTGGCGAGGGCCGAGCGGGCCGACCCGCGCCGGGATCTCGCCGTCGCACGGGACGCCGGCGTGCGGTTCGTGAGTCCCGGGGACGCCGAGTGGCCCCGCCAGCTCGACGACCTCGGGGACGCCCGCCCGCTCGGCCTGTGGGTGCGCGGCAGCGCGGACCTGCGGATGTGGGCGCTGCGATCCGTCGCCCTCGTCGGCGCCCGCGCCTGCACCGAGTACGGCGCGTTCATGGCCGCCACCCTCGCGGCGGGACTCGCGGAGAAGGGCTGGATCGTCGTCTCCGGCGGCGCCTACGGCATCGACGGCGCCGCCCACCGCGGGGCGCTCGGCGCGGGCGGCGCGACCGTCGCCGTGCTCGCCTGCGGGGTGGATCGTCCCTACCCGCGCGGACACGCCGGGCTGATCAACCGTATCGCCGAACAGGGGCTGGTGGTCGGCGAGTTGCCGCCGGGCGAGCATCCGACACCCAGCCGATTCATCCTCCGCAACCGCGTGATCGCCGCCCTCACGCGGGGCACGGCCGTCGTGGAGGCAGCCCACCGCAGCGGCTCCCTGGTGACCGTCCGCGCCGCCCGCCGTCTGGGACGCCACACGATGGGGGTGCCGGGCCCGGCCACCAGCGGCCTCTCCGCCGGGGTGCACGAACTGCTCCGGCAGGACGCCGTCCTGGTCACCGCCGCCGACGAGATCGTCGAACTGATCGGCGACATGGGCGAGCTCGCACCGGAGCGCAGGGGGCCGGTGCTGCCCCGCGACCTGCTGGACCCGGCGGTCCGCCAGGTCCTCGCCGCGCTGCCGGCCCGCGGGGCGGCCCGCCCGGACGACGTCGCCCGCACGGCGCAGACCACGCCGGACGACGCGATCGCGAAGTTGTACGAGCTCCGAGCACTTGGTTACGTCGAACGACACGGCGACGGCTGGAAGTTGACGCGCCAGGCGATGATCTCGCTCCGGGCCGGTGCCGATGTCCGTTGA
- a CDS encoding YifB family Mg chelatase-like AAA ATPase has translation MGFARTCSVTLVGVEGVVVEVQADLEPGVAAFTLVGLPDKSLTESRDRVRAAVVNSGGEWPQKKLTVGLSPASVPKAGSGFDLAVACAVLGAAERIDPRVLSDIVMIGELGLDGRVRPVRGILPSVLAAADAGFEQVVVPECAAAEAALVPGVSVLGVRSLRQLIAVLTDEPVPDEESLEPERPDPLMAGLRDLGSGAVTAMSGGPGRYDQGHDLADVVGQHAARTAVEVAAAGGHHLFLEGPPGAGKTMLAERMPSVLPPLDRQASLEVTAVHSVAGLLPPGRPLIDTAPYCAPHHSATMQALVGGGPGTARPGAVSLSHRGVLFLDETPEFSSKALDALRQPLEAGHVVIARSAGVVRFPARFLMVLAANPCPCGRFSRTDDRCECPSSAIRRYQARLSGPLLDRVDLRVEVEAVTRGALTAAGARGEATATVADRVRSARDRAAARFHGTPWRLNSEIPGRELRNRWQAAPGAMDEAERSLERGVLTARGLDRVLRVAWTVADLAGHDRPDAGDVALALQLRTGVPRGVPMTIGAGV, from the coding sequence ATGGGATTCGCCCGTACGTGTTCGGTGACCCTCGTCGGCGTCGAGGGCGTTGTCGTCGAGGTGCAGGCCGACCTGGAGCCGGGAGTCGCCGCGTTCACGCTGGTGGGACTGCCGGACAAGAGCCTGACGGAGAGCCGGGACCGGGTCAGGGCCGCCGTGGTCAACTCCGGCGGCGAGTGGCCGCAGAAGAAGCTCACCGTGGGACTGAGCCCGGCATCGGTGCCGAAGGCCGGCAGCGGCTTCGACCTCGCTGTCGCCTGCGCGGTGCTCGGCGCCGCCGAGCGGATCGACCCCCGCGTTCTCTCCGACATCGTGATGATCGGCGAGCTGGGGCTGGACGGCCGGGTGCGGCCGGTGCGAGGCATCCTCCCGTCGGTGCTGGCCGCGGCGGATGCGGGCTTCGAGCAGGTGGTGGTGCCCGAGTGCGCCGCCGCCGAGGCCGCCCTGGTGCCGGGCGTGTCCGTGCTGGGCGTGCGCAGCCTGCGCCAGCTCATCGCGGTCCTCACCGACGAACCGGTGCCCGACGAGGAGTCCTTGGAGCCGGAGCGGCCCGACCCCCTGATGGCAGGACTGCGCGATCTCGGCAGCGGAGCGGTCACGGCCATGAGCGGCGGCCCGGGCCGGTACGACCAGGGGCACGACCTCGCCGACGTCGTGGGCCAGCACGCGGCGCGCACGGCGGTCGAGGTGGCCGCGGCGGGCGGACACCACCTGTTTCTCGAGGGCCCGCCGGGTGCCGGGAAGACGATGCTCGCGGAGCGGATGCCGTCCGTCCTGCCGCCGCTGGACCGGCAAGCCTCCCTGGAGGTGACGGCGGTGCACTCGGTGGCGGGTCTGCTGCCGCCGGGCCGGCCGCTGATCGACACCGCGCCCTACTGCGCGCCGCACCACTCGGCCACCATGCAGGCCCTCGTCGGCGGCGGCCCGGGGACGGCCAGGCCGGGAGCGGTGTCCCTGTCGCACCGAGGCGTGTTGTTCCTGGACGAGACCCCCGAGTTCAGCAGCAAGGCGCTGGACGCCCTGCGCCAGCCGCTGGAGGCGGGGCATGTGGTCATCGCGCGCAGCGCGGGCGTCGTGCGCTTTCCGGCGCGCTTCCTCATGGTGCTCGCGGCCAACCCCTGCCCCTGCGGCCGGTTCTCCCGCACCGACGACCGGTGCGAGTGCCCGTCCTCGGCCATCCGCCGCTACCAGGCCCGGCTCTCCGGACCGCTGCTCGACCGGGTCGACCTGCGGGTCGAGGTCGAGGCCGTCACCCGTGGCGCGCTGACGGCGGCGGGCGCCCGGGGCGAGGCCACCGCCACGGTCGCCGACCGGGTGCGCTCGGCCCGGGACCGCGCCGCCGCGCGGTTCCACGGCACCCCCTGGCGCCTCAACAGTGAGATCCCCGGGCGTGAACTGCGCAACCGCTGGCAGGCCGCACCGGGCGCCATGGACGAGGCCGAGCGCAGCCTGGAGCGGGGCGTGCTGACTGCGCGGGGGCTCGACCGGGTGCTGCGGGTCGCCTGGACCGTCGCCGACCTGGCCGGCCACGACCGCCCCGATGCCGGCGACGTCGCCCTCGCCCTGCAACTGCGCACGGGCGTCCCGCGCGGGGTGCCGATGACGATCGGGGCGGGGGTATGA
- a CDS encoding YraN family protein has product MDARQDTEQVRGRGVAAQAEPGRGGPKEHGGRARGALGRYALGRYGETLAARRLTQAGMTVVARNWRCGRTGEIDIVARDGDALVVCEVKTRRTGSFQHPMAAITPAKASRLRGLAERWLQEHGGAPPGGVRIDLVGVLLPRRGAPVVEHVRGAA; this is encoded by the coding sequence ATGGACGCACGGCAGGACACGGAGCAGGTACGCGGTCGCGGGGTGGCGGCCCAGGCAGAGCCGGGCCGCGGGGGACCGAAGGAACACGGCGGGCGGGCCCGCGGCGCGCTCGGGAGGTACGCGCTCGGGAGGTACGGGGAGACGCTGGCCGCCCGGCGGCTCACCCAGGCCGGGATGACGGTGGTGGCGCGCAACTGGCGCTGCGGCCGGACCGGCGAGATCGACATCGTGGCGCGGGACGGCGACGCCCTGGTCGTCTGCGAGGTGAAGACCCGCCGCACCGGTTCCTTCCAGCACCCCATGGCGGCGATCACACCGGCCAAGGCGAGCCGGCTGCGCGGTCTGGCGGAACGCTGGCTCCAGGAACACGGGGGAGCCCCGCCCGGCGGTGTCCGCATCGACCTGGTCGGCGTGCTGCTCCCGAGGCGCGGCGCCCCCGTCGTCGAGCACGTCAGGGGGGCGGCCTGA
- a CDS encoding DUF2469 domain-containing protein: protein MSAEDLEKYETEMELKLYREYRDVVGLFKYVIETERRFYLTNDYEMQVHSVQGEVFFEVSMADAWVWDMYRPARFVKQVRVLTFKDVNIEELNKSDLELPSG, encoded by the coding sequence ATGAGCGCCGAGGACCTCGAGAAGTACGAGACCGAGATGGAGCTGAAGCTCTACCGGGAGTACCGCGATGTCGTCGGTCTGTTCAAATACGTGATCGAGACCGAACGGCGTTTCTACCTCACCAACGACTACGAGATGCAGGTCCACTCGGTCCAGGGCGAGGTGTTCTTCGAGGTCTCCATGGCGGACGCCTGGGTCTGGGACATGTACCGGCCCGCCCGCTTCGTGAAGCAGGTGCGCGTACTCACGTTCAAGGACGTGAACATCGAGGAGCTCAACAAGAGCGATCTGGAGCTGCCGAGCGGGTGA
- a CDS encoding NUDIX hydrolase has protein sequence MAAEPAPTVPDTCAGGLRRVARVVLLDPRDRILLLHGHELDDPGTDWWFTPGGGVEGDETREQAALRELAEETGITDVDLGPVLWRRRCSFPFAGRRWDQDEWYYLARTTQTATAATALTELERRSVAGARWWTCPELLDARETVYPTKLAGLLRKLLDEGPPAAPVTLDTEIVR, from the coding sequence GTGGCCGCTGAACCCGCGCCGACGGTGCCGGACACCTGTGCGGGCGGGTTGCGCAGGGTCGCCCGGGTGGTCCTGCTCGACCCGCGGGACCGCATCCTGCTGCTGCACGGCCACGAACTGGACGACCCCGGCACCGACTGGTGGTTCACCCCCGGCGGCGGCGTGGAGGGCGACGAGACCCGTGAACAGGCCGCCCTCAGGGAACTCGCCGAGGAGACCGGCATCACCGACGTCGACCTCGGCCCCGTGCTGTGGCGGCGGCGCTGCTCCTTCCCGTTCGCGGGCCGCCGGTGGGACCAGGACGAGTGGTACTACCTGGCCCGTACGACGCAGACGGCGACCGCGGCCACGGCCCTGACCGAGCTGGAGCGGCGCAGTGTCGCGGGAGCGCGCTGGTGGACCTGCCCGGAACTGCTCGACGCCCGTGAGACGGTGTATCCGACCAAGCTCGCCGGGCTGCTGCGGAAGCTGCTCGACGAGGGCCCCCCGGCCGCGCCCGTGACCCTGGACACCGAAATCGTCCGGTGA